One Petrotoga sp. 9PW.55.5.1 genomic window carries:
- a CDS encoding dihydrodipicolinate synthase family protein, with protein MANFKVKEIKGVIPAVLAVFNKDEEIDEEGTRLYIDYLLEQGVDGLYLTGSTGEAFLMDLTERKRYVEIVIDEVRKRVPVIVHIGDIGTKKSIKLAKHAYETGADAISSVPPFYWQFREENIFNYYFDIANSVPIPLIVYNIALAGILRLNIIKKISTIENVKGIKYTATTHDQISTIKDQIGQNFLIYSGCDEMAASGLINGADGIIGSFLSLMPELFITIYNAIQNNDLETAKAKQKDAIRIIEYSLHFDYFSVIRLGLKWMGIPGGYSRKPFKNYEGEEEKKIKKGFLDLKEKYQIEEVKFLDSL; from the coding sequence ATGGCTAATTTTAAAGTAAAAGAAATAAAAGGAGTTATACCAGCGGTTTTAGCAGTTTTCAATAAAGATGAGGAAATAGACGAAGAAGGCACGCGATTATATATAGATTATTTATTAGAGCAAGGAGTTGATGGTTTATATTTAACCGGGAGTACTGGCGAAGCCTTTTTGATGGATTTGACAGAAAGAAAAAGATATGTAGAAATTGTTATTGATGAAGTTAGAAAAAGAGTACCTGTAATAGTTCATATTGGAGATATAGGGACTAAAAAGTCAATCAAATTAGCCAAACATGCATACGAAACTGGAGCTGATGCAATTTCATCTGTTCCACCATTTTATTGGCAGTTTAGAGAAGAAAATATTTTTAACTATTACTTTGACATTGCCAATTCAGTTCCTATTCCTTTAATAGTGTATAATATCGCTCTTGCTGGTATTTTACGTTTAAACATAATCAAAAAAATATCAACGATAGAAAATGTAAAGGGAATAAAATATACAGCTACAACTCATGATCAAATTTCCACAATTAAAGATCAGATAGGACAAAATTTTCTTATATATTCAGGTTGTGATGAAATGGCTGCTTCGGGATTAATTAATGGAGCTGATGGTATTATCGGTTCTTTCCTTAGTCTGATGCCCGAATTATTTATAACTATATACAATGCAATTCAAAATAATGATCTGGAAACTGCGAAAGCTAAACAAAAAGATGCGATTAGAATAATAGAATACTCCTTACATTTCGACTATTTTTCTGTAATAAGATTAGGCTTAAAATGGATGGGAATACCGGGAGGATATTCAAGAAAACCGTTTAAAAACTATGAAGGTGAAGAAGAGAAAAAGATAAAAAAAGGCTTTTTAGATTTAAAAGAAAAATATCAAATTGAAGAAGTAAAATTTCTAGATTCGTTATAA